Part of the Lycorma delicatula isolate Av1 chromosome 13, ASM4794821v1, whole genome shotgun sequence genome is shown below.
AGATATCAAAGAACCGTAAGCCGCATAtggcaaatttttttctataaaacttatTCAGAAGAAAGGAATAAGTTAACGATTTGCctgtaatttaaatacttagagatccaaaataaaatatcgtaaCCGAGAAAAGTACTTTCGCATGTGCAATCTGAATCTGAATGACGATGGCAACGCATTAACGATCTAGATGGACTCGGTCGGTTTGTATTCTCTTTACGGTcgcattttatttctatatataatcttcttaaacgatttattaattctattttagatATATCGGTCGTATACTTTTTCGTCGTCGTAATGATTATATCGGAATAAACCGGAAATACTTCGGTAATTTGAGCGCGGTCGTATAAATATTGTGAttttgaaattagaattttttcagttttaggtAGTTTTCGACAAAATTGATAAAACGATAACCGTTCCGTTATATTTGTACGCTTCATCTTATCGACCTCGGCTTTACATATGTTGATGAACAAATTGTAATTTCCCGCGTCGTAATTATCGTCGATTTCTTTTGACGATGCTAAAACTAAATGCGGAATGAACGCGTTGGGATTATTATTATACTCCGTTACGACTAATAATTCACTCCAGTCGTTTCTATTTACCGCGCGCTGTAAAGGCGTTTCACCGTAAATATTTTTAGCGGTAACATCAACGTCGTCGTGTATTATTAACGTTTTAACGATTTTGTCTGAATAAGCGAAATGAAGCGCCGAATTTAATTCGTTATCTAAATGTTTCGGATCCGCACCTTCATCTATCATATTCCTGATAAATTTAACGTCCCTTTTATTGATGATGGCGCGCATTAACGGCGTTCTTCCGTCGTcgtctttgttatttatatccGTACCGAATAACCGCATCAACgtattcataaaatttacgtCCACGGCGCAACTGAGAATATCGGTTATTTGTCGTAAATCTTTCTTTAAAGCGATCAAACGATCGCGAATCAGCGTAACCGCGAGTCGTTTATATTTATGCGCGCTTACTAAACGCATTAAAAACGTCGTTCCGCTTTGATCTATTTCGTTTACGTCTTCTTTACCGCCTAAAAATTCGATTACCGTTCTTACGTCTCTTTCCCCGCGTATAGCGTCGATTAAAGGCGTTTCGCTTTCGCGAAGGTTTATTAAAGTCTGGTGTACGCTAGCACCGCGATCTAAAAGCGATTGAAAAATTTCATCGGTACCGACGCTAGACGCGTAAAATAAAGCGGTACGTCCGTCGTCGTCTACCGCGTTCACATCGGCACCGTGTTCGATTAACGAGTCGATAACGTCCTTATTAGCGTCTTTATAACACCTTACTGCGTACATTAAAGGCGTTTGTCCTTTATCGTTTTTCGTGTTCACATCGGCTCCGTGTTCGATAAGAACTTCCACGTATTCTTTATCGTTTATATCGTCCAGTACCGTCATTAAAAGCGTTTGTCCGTCGTTATCGCGAATATTTATATCTGCACCTTTATCGGTAAATATTTTAACGAGTCGTTTAAACACCGGAGAATAGAAAGCGTACATCAGAGCCGTTCTTCCTTTTTCGTCCTGATAATTTACGTTCGCTCCGgattctataaatttaataacgattTCGAGGTCCCGATCCGTCATCGTCGCACAAACCAAAGGGGTAAATCCGTAATCGTTAGGAGAATTTATATCCGCACCGTTACGGATTATatcgtaaattatatttctactcgTACGTAATTCTAACGCGTGAGTTAAAAGGGTTTGACCCGTTTCGTTCGTAACGTTAAAATTATCTGCGTTATAAACGATTTCGGCTACGAATTTCTCATCGTTTTTCTTAAACGCTATATCGAACCAAAACCGATCGTGGCATTCGTTAATATTAAACGTATCGGCTCCTTTATTAACGAGCAAATCGATTATTTCCTGATCGAAAGTATACATAACGGCGCAGTATAAAACGGTTCTACCGTGATAATCGACCGCGTTTACGTCGGCTCCCAAATCGACTAATCTACAAACAATTTCTTTATCGTTCTTTATCAGCGCGCTCATCAAAGGTGTAATTCCATCGAAAGCTGATTTTCCTATATCGGTTTCATTATCGATTAATTTATCGATTACCTCTACGTTGTAATCGTTATCTATCGCGCACAGCAAAGGTGTTATACCGCTATTGCTACTCTTATTCGCATCCGCACCGTTATCGATAAGAGCgcatattatttctttatctgtATCGGCGTACAAAGCCATTATTAGAGGCGTATTGACGTCGTCATCGTCACCTTCGTCCGCGTTAAAACAGCGGTACGCGTTAACATCGGCGCCTTCTTCCATCAAACCGTAGATACATTCGTAACCGAGGTTATTTTTTAGCGCTAAAAATAGCGGCGAATACTTTTCCTTGTCGACCGCATTTACGTCGGCTCCGTTGGCGATCAATTTACGAATAAATCGTTTACTTCTGTTTTTACATAATAcgcgtaataaaatattagattcgaCTCGGGATCCTCTATCGATCAGTTCGAACCATAAATCCTCATCGGTCGACGATACCGCTCTCATTAAAGGTATTTCACCGGCACGATTCCGCGCATTGATATCCGCCCcgaaatctattaataatttgataattttcaaatCGTCGTAGTCATCGCGAAAATCGCTGACGGCTAAATGCAATATCGTATTTTCATCGTTGTCGTCGCATATTTGATTGACGTTCGCACCCTTTTCTAAaatctcttttataaaatttatatctcttTTACATTTTATCGATCGCAATAAAGGCGATATACCTTGTAAGTCGACGTCGTTTATACTCGCACCTCTATCGATCGATCTTGTTATTACATCGATATCCATTCCGCGCGTAATACAAACGTTAATAATCGAcgtttgaatatttgaaatatcgtaaatattcttatttaaaaaaaaatctaataaaattttaatcatcttttcactttttactttgtaaaataaataatacaatttaaaatccgttattataaatttaaaatcgtttttatttctttcgaGTAATTTAATCGTTTCTTCTACATCGTCGTTTacgatacattttaaaatgttttcgtagcacatatttatattatttttagcgCGTAAATTTCAGTAACTGCTAATCGATTtccaaaattagaaaatttcaatACTCGGTGAAGTCTGCGATGAATCGACCGTCTGAAAAACAGACACAAAAAACTTGTATtaacataacaaatatatttaacgaaataaaataaatgaatatttatttatatcgatcACGGTTTCAATTTTCGGAAGTTTATAGATTAAAATCGATATTACTGTACGGTGTCATCGTAAAAGAGAAATCAAATAGGAATAAAGATACTtagaattatattgttttatttaaccgGTACTGTACAGGATAAGGACGCGGGCTGAGGctataaatgtacattttaataacGTTTTCCTTATTCAGAACGTTTAACAACGGCCGCTAACTCGTTAAACATCGTTTTAcgaatttaatgttttaactgcgaggcgattatattttaaaaacttattgctGTGCATTAAGAGAAACAAACGTGTTTTGGTCTTTTCGAACCGACTTGTAATTTACGTCCGTCTAccattgtttttaaaactttcgAGCAAATTTAAACGTTTGCAGTATAAATTTACGAAGTTAccgacaaaattaataaattttgtcccGAATAAAACTACCTAACATCGTTAATGGAAAACTCACTAAAGAAACGGATAAATGGATCGTGTCTTGTAATGTTTTCGAcaagcttttttaaatattttaataataaatatattttataattatataaatttgacgGGTAATTGTTACTTCTTTAAACGCACGACTTAAAGTAATCGATGGTATTTAACTTCTTCGCGTCGCCGTCAATCGAAAATTTAATccgaagtaaaatatataattcggaTAAACGCCATCGGTTTCCAAGATTAGAATTTTGATCGTCTATCGTTTAACAAAATGCACCGGGCCTATAGTTTTGCGATACGACGGGACGGATCATCACAGGCGGTTACAAGTTAGCTCGTGTTACACGCATCGAAGCCGCTCTAGTCGCCGCCTTCATTTTTACCTGTGTTGGTGAAAAGAGGTAGTGATATCGTCGCGGTCGAAAACTGAAATTCCGGGCGGCTTTGCACGCGGGTTGAATGTTTGTCGGTATTTAGAGGAAATGACTACTGCGCTCGGAGAGGGTTGTTCTCATCCTACGACAAAGTGCGGGAGTTCGAATACGAGGAGACCTCCTCTCCCGTGGGTGTCTGAAGATCCAGATCGGTGAAGAAGCGAACGGTGGCCGTATCTTTTAATACGAGAGAAGTTTTGGAGCGAGTCGTGTCGGAAACTCAGAAAACAGTTACAGGAGAGCGGTATATCGAGGAACGCTTGCCTAAATTTGTCGAAGCTCTAAAGAAGCTGCGCCCAAACTGAAGGCGGACATACGGTTTCTTCACCGGGATAACGCTGCAGCGCGCCGCTCGAAAGTTTGCTCAAGCGCCGGAATAAAGCCGTTAGAGCACCCTACCTACAGTCCTGACCTCGCTCCGTGTGACTTCTCGCCGTTCCACGGGTAAAGAACAGACCGAAAGGGAAGCGTTTTACGAGGGATTGTGACCTCCTAAGGGTTCAGGACGATGAGTGCGGCCCAGATCTGCGACGGAAACCGGCAGGGTTTCTTTGACAATATGTTTCGAATGTCGGAGAAGTGTAAAATACGCGacggaaattattttgaaaaattataataaagcgtATCGGGAAACTTTCCTAGTGCTGTTCGTATATATCAGAACCGGTGAATGTAATTTTATCGTGTTTAAAAAACCTTAAATCGCTCGTACAAAATCAGAAGAAGACAAAACGTTGAATATTTGCAAACGCAATGTTCGGTAAAAAAATCAATTCGAAATCGTTAAAAGAAACAGACGGTTTcaacatatttgtaatttttaagccGTTCATCCTGTACGTTATTTCCTGTGTTCTATTTACGTATGCGATTAGTATcgattataagtttatttttcttatttataagaacgaattatattttcttttttaatcgtaaaaaaacgtttatcgaaattatttttaagagattttattttCCTTACGTTCCGTTCTTTTTCTTTCCGCTTTTCAGGTATTATATTGTATTACGTATTATAAAAGTAAGGTTAATCGTCAAACAGGGTAGAGTTTTTAATGCGCACAATATGAACGTCATAAGAAAAGGTATTTGTTTAGTATATTTGAAGAAatacttttcttcaaatttgactgtacgtaatatttttattttaatatatataaactagcatCGCCGTCGCGGCTTCTCCCGCGCTATATGTTTACTTGCATTTCCTGTcggcggtcaggggatgtttagccggtctGGTCGCTCTGCCTACGCTTATTAAATTCGTGCTTGCGACAATAACAACGATAAACGAATTGTAaattcttcagagcaacagttttaTCAGTACGGTATCCGCTAAATGGCTTTTAGATTTTCCGTCGAAATAGataatcagaattacaagtaCAAGTTACTACTGCGATGTTACCGAATATCATAAACAACGATTCGATACCGGTAGCGTAAACGTTTCGTCTTACATCGTGATTCTTGCTGAAAATAGGATGAATTTCTGTTATCTATAAATCTCTGAAATTAAACACCGATTTCATTCggttaattccttttaaaatattaaaagaaattgaatcttttgataatttttaaagtcGTTGTTATTATCGCGTAACAAATTATATACGCTTGCGGATTTAGTTTTCcgcgtaaaaattatttttaaccgcgttaggttgttaaaaaatgtttttttcctttacagatcctaaaattaaaaggtaaaccgaaagaaatattgaaattagaaTAGAGCGTTCGTTATTTAGCTCATTAAACGGGGATCAGCGACTCAAAACCGAACTGACGCGGTGTAAATGCCGtcgatttcttttaaatgttcGCCTTCAATTCATCGATAGTGTAGGGATTCGATCTGTAAACTCTATCCTTCGATTAGCCCGAAGTAAGAATTCGCGACTAGGCAAATTTGGGGGACGCGGAGGTCCTCGCCCTCTGCTGACAGTTACTTCTTCTGTAAAAGCCGTAAGCGCATCGTTTCCTTTACGACAAGTCGCTTCGTCTTGTCGAAAGAAGCTGTACTGTGTTTCACGATTTGTAATCGAGCGTAGAATCGTTCGAAGATTCTGCGGTACACCGGTATATCGACAGTCCGGTGAAAAAATATCAGCCTCGCTACGGAAACAGCACACCGTATACTCGTAACTATACGGGTATACGGTGTACCGTTTCGACACACCGTATCGGGCACCGTCGGCTATCGGATTAAATTATCGGAGCGTTCGCTTTAACTCCTGGTGTGACGTGAAATTCAGCATCGGATTTATTTTTCCGACgacaatgt
Proteins encoded:
- the LOC142333702 gene encoding uncharacterized protein LOC142333702, whose protein sequence is MDIDVITRSIDRGASINDVDLQGISPLLRSIKCKRDINFIKEILEKGANVNQICDDNDENTILHLAVSDFRDDYDDLKIIKLLIDFGADINARNRAGEIPLMRAVSSTDEDLWFELIDRGSRVESNILLRVLCKNRSKRFIRKLIANGADVNAVDKEKYSPLFLALKNNLGYECIYGLMEEGADVNAYRCFNADEGDDDDVNTPLIMALYADTDKEIICALIDNGADANKSSNSGITPLLCAIDNDYNVEVIDKLIDNETDIGKSAFDGITPLMSALIKNDKEIVCRLVDLGADVNAVDYHGRTVLYCAVMYTFDQEIIDLLVNKGADTFNINECHDRFWFDIAFKKNDEKFVAEIVYNADNFNVTNETGQTLLTHALELRTSRNIIYDIIRNGADINSPNDYGFTPLVCATMTDRDLEIVIKFIESGANVNYQDEKGRTALMYAFYSPVFKRLVKIFTDKGADINIRDNDGQTLLMTVLDDINDKEYVEVLIEHGADVNTKNDKGQTPLMYAVRCYKDANKDVIDSLIEHGADVNAVDDDGRTALFYASSVGTDEIFQSLLDRGASVHQTLINLRESETPLIDAIRGERDVRTVIEFLGGKEDVNEIDQSGTTFLMRLVSAHKYKRLAVTLIRDRLIALKKDLRQITDILSCAVDVNFMNTLMRLFGTDINNKDDDGRTPLMRAIINKRDVKFIRNMIDEGADPKHLDNELNSALHFAYSDKIVKTLIIHDDVDVTAKNIYGETPLQRAVNRNDWSELLVVTEYNNNPNAFIPHLVLASSKEIDDNYDAGNYNLFINICKAEVDKMKRTNITERLSFYQFCRKLPKTEKILISKSQYLYDRAQITEVFPVYSDIIITTTKKYTTDISKIELINRLRRLYIEIKCDRKENTNRPSPSRSLMRCHRHSDSDCTCESTFLGYDILFWISKYLNYRQIVNLFLSSE